A genomic window from Halogeometricum borinquense DSM 11551 includes:
- a CDS encoding single-stranded-DNA-specific exonuclease RecJ, which translates to MSADGVTESSGPVPEMSDHAADCAARLRDADRVLLASHIDADGLTSAAIASSALERAGIPFETVFSKQLDKEEVASIAATEYETVLFTDFGSGQLDIIADHEAAGDFTPVIADHHQPADADTEFHLNPLRFGIDGASELSGAGASYVLARALEDEDGANRDLAALAVVGAVGDMQNSQGGLHGANAGIVADGVEAGVLEETTDLVIYGRQTRPLPKFLEYASDVRIPGISNDQNGAIEFLSDLDLDLKADGEWRRWVDLSMTERKTVVSALMRRAIASGVPADRIDDLVGTTYSLLAEKEGTELRDVSEFSTLLNATARYERADVGLAVCLGDRDDALEQARTLLRNHRRNLSEGLQWVKNEGVTVEENVQWFDAGTRIRETIVGIIAGMAVGASGIRGDIPILAFAEKSAEEVKVSARGSHVLVRKGLDLSVVMREASRAVGGDGGGHSVAAGATIPAGTREEFVAEADRIVGEQLG; encoded by the coding sequence ATGAGCGCGGACGGTGTCACAGAGTCGAGCGGCCCGGTACCGGAGATGAGCGACCACGCCGCCGACTGTGCCGCACGGTTGCGCGACGCCGACCGAGTCCTCCTCGCTTCGCACATCGACGCCGACGGTCTGACGAGTGCCGCCATCGCCTCCTCGGCGCTCGAACGGGCCGGGATTCCGTTCGAGACGGTGTTCTCGAAGCAACTTGACAAAGAAGAAGTCGCCAGCATCGCCGCCACGGAGTACGAGACAGTGCTTTTCACCGACTTCGGAAGCGGGCAGTTGGACATCATCGCCGACCACGAAGCAGCGGGCGATTTCACACCCGTCATCGCAGACCACCACCAACCCGCCGACGCCGACACCGAGTTCCATCTCAACCCGCTCCGATTCGGTATCGACGGTGCCTCGGAACTCTCCGGTGCAGGCGCGAGTTACGTTCTCGCGCGGGCGTTAGAAGACGAAGACGGAGCGAACCGCGATCTCGCCGCCCTCGCCGTCGTCGGTGCGGTCGGTGACATGCAGAACTCGCAGGGCGGCCTCCACGGCGCGAACGCCGGTATCGTCGCCGACGGTGTCGAAGCGGGCGTCTTGGAAGAGACGACGGACCTCGTTATCTACGGCCGACAGACCCGTCCACTTCCCAAATTCTTAGAGTACGCAAGCGACGTTCGCATCCCCGGTATCTCGAACGACCAGAACGGGGCCATCGAGTTCCTCTCGGATCTCGACCTCGATCTGAAAGCGGATGGCGAGTGGCGGCGGTGGGTCGATCTCTCGATGACCGAGCGGAAGACCGTCGTCAGCGCACTGATGCGCCGGGCCATCGCGTCGGGCGTGCCAGCAGATCGCATCGACGACCTCGTTGGGACGACGTACTCGCTACTGGCCGAGAAAGAAGGGACTGAACTCCGCGACGTGAGTGAGTTCTCGACGCTCCTCAACGCCACAGCGCGGTACGAACGCGCCGACGTGGGACTGGCCGTCTGCCTCGGTGACAGAGACGACGCGCTCGAACAAGCGCGAACGCTTCTGCGAAACCACCGACGAAACCTCTCAGAGGGATTGCAGTGGGTGAAAAACGAGGGTGTCACCGTCGAGGAGAACGTCCAGTGGTTCGACGCCGGAACCCGAATCCGCGAGACCATCGTCGGCATCATCGCCGGGATGGCCGTCGGTGCGTCGGGTATTCGCGGCGACATCCCGATTCTCGCGTTCGCCGAGAAATCCGCCGAGGAAGTGAAAGTCTCCGCACGCGGGTCGCACGTCCTCGTCCGAAAAGGGCTGGATCTTTCAGTGGTGATGCGCGAGGCGTCGCGTGCTGTGGGTGGCGACGGCGGCGGTCACAGCGTGGCCGCAGGTGCGACCATTCCTGCGGGAACCCGCGAGGAATTCGTCGCAGAGGCCGACCGAATCGTCGGCGAGCAGTTGGGCTAG